From Bdellovibrio bacteriovorus, one genomic window encodes:
- a CDS encoding DegT/DnrJ/EryC1/StrS family aminotransferase, with amino-acid sequence MADLLAIDGGTPVKKTPMAPWPFYAEDEVQKTVDIIRSGKVNYWTGTETKQFEEEFARYHGMKHGIALSNGTLALELALIGYNIGPGDEVITTSRTFIASASCIVRVGATPIIVDVDPVSQNLSVEAVKNAITSKTKAIIPVHLAGWPCDMDGLMALAKEHGLKVIEDCAQAHGAKYKGRLVGSIGDMSAFSFCQDKIISTTGEGGLLLLNDSDIYERLWAFKDHGKSYEAVYRRPHPPGFRWLHESFGTNWRMTEIQAAVGRIQLAKLAGWIDKRRHLALSLQKGLADIPCLKVTLPGKDIFHSYYKFYVSVVPEQLKIDWSRDKIMAAINAEGVPCFSGSCSEIYLEKAFTGAGLGPKERLPHAQHLGEVSLMFLVHPTLDNSYVEEAVSAIRKVMKEACK; translated from the coding sequence TCCGATGGCTCCTTGGCCGTTCTATGCGGAGGATGAAGTGCAGAAGACTGTCGATATTATACGCTCTGGAAAAGTGAACTACTGGACCGGCACTGAAACAAAGCAGTTTGAGGAAGAGTTTGCCAGATATCACGGGATGAAGCATGGGATCGCCCTTAGCAACGGAACTTTGGCTTTGGAACTGGCTTTAATCGGGTACAATATCGGACCTGGAGACGAAGTGATTACAACTTCTCGAACATTCATTGCCTCTGCCAGTTGTATCGTTCGCGTGGGTGCTACTCCGATTATCGTGGACGTGGATCCTGTATCACAAAATCTTTCAGTAGAGGCCGTTAAAAACGCTATTACTTCAAAAACGAAAGCTATTATTCCAGTCCACTTGGCGGGTTGGCCCTGCGATATGGACGGTCTGATGGCGTTGGCAAAAGAACATGGATTGAAAGTGATTGAGGATTGTGCGCAGGCGCATGGTGCTAAATACAAAGGTCGCTTGGTCGGGTCTATTGGTGATATGTCGGCTTTCTCTTTTTGTCAGGACAAGATCATCTCTACGACGGGAGAGGGCGGGCTTCTTCTATTGAATGACAGTGACATCTATGAAAGACTTTGGGCCTTTAAAGATCATGGCAAAAGTTATGAAGCTGTCTATCGCAGGCCTCATCCGCCTGGATTCCGGTGGTTGCATGAAAGTTTTGGAACCAACTGGCGTATGACGGAAATACAGGCGGCTGTAGGACGTATCCAGTTGGCGAAGCTTGCAGGGTGGATAGATAAACGCAGACATCTGGCGTTGTCTCTCCAGAAAGGCTTGGCTGATATTCCTTGTTTGAAAGTGACTTTGCCTGGCAAAGATATTTTTCACTCCTATTATAAATTCTATGTTTCTGTCGTACCTGAACAGCTCAAGATAGATTGGAGTCGTGATAAGATCATGGCTGCTATTAATGCAGAAGGTGTTCCTTGTTTCTCCGGCAGCTGCAGCGAAATTTATTTGGAGAAGGCGTTTACAGGTGCTGGTTTGGGACCGAAAGAACGATTGCCTCACGCTCAACATTTGGGTGAAGTTAGCTTGATGTTCCTGGTTCATCCAACACTCGACAATTCCTATGTTGAGGAAGCAGTCAGTGCCATCCGGAAAGTTATGAAAGAGGCATGTAAATAA
- a CDS encoding polysaccharide biosynthesis protein, with the protein MFARITLLPRKIKILIMLLSDAILLPLALWSSVALRMGTLKPDVGEYSWLFFVVPFVTIPIFVRLGLYRSVIRFLNDKFIYTVFYGVTLSVLMLTAVVVMGRASALPRSSVLIYWVIAFSYIAFSRFFARGVMLSFGRNSDRRQAVAIYGAGQAGLQTALALLSGTEFRPTVFFDDNAELQGTNVAGIRVYDPNDAIEVMRRKNCRQLLLAMPSASRSRRRAIIKHFENEGIVMKTLPGLGALVNGVVRVEDIREVGVEDLLGRDPVPPFEDLIKSCIRDKVVMVTGAGGSIGSELCRQIIMNTPKKLIMYEQAEYALYKVEQDILKHRVHFEVVPILGDVLNSEHLETVMKKHGVQTIYHAAAYKHVPLVECNVVAGIMNNVFGTLSASEAAIKSKVETFVLISTDKAVRPTNIMGASKRLAELVLQGLSQDKSHVTRFCMVRFGNVLGSSGSVVPLFREQIRFGGPVTVTHPNITRYFMTIPEAAQLVLQAGAMGKGGDVFVLDMGEAVKIVDLAKKMIELSGLEVRNPETGLGDISIEFTGLRPGEKLYEELLIGSNVSWTAHPRIMTAKEYSLEVNFLRESLEELRTLCLAQKEDGAKRILKRLVAEYVPNVGRDE; encoded by the coding sequence ATGTTCGCTCGCATTACTCTGCTTCCACGAAAGATTAAGATCCTAATCATGCTTCTGAGTGATGCGATCTTGTTGCCTTTGGCTCTTTGGTCGTCTGTTGCATTAAGAATGGGAACTTTGAAGCCGGATGTAGGTGAGTATTCGTGGCTCTTTTTCGTTGTGCCTTTTGTGACGATTCCAATTTTCGTTCGTTTGGGATTGTACCGCTCGGTTATCCGATTTTTAAACGACAAGTTTATTTATACGGTCTTTTATGGTGTTACCCTGTCCGTGCTGATGTTGACTGCCGTGGTTGTAATGGGAAGAGCATCCGCTTTACCCCGTTCTTCCGTGCTTATTTATTGGGTGATTGCATTTTCCTATATTGCCTTCAGTCGCTTCTTTGCTCGTGGTGTTATGCTTAGCTTTGGGCGTAATTCTGACCGCAGGCAAGCCGTTGCAATCTACGGAGCCGGTCAAGCTGGTCTTCAGACTGCATTGGCTTTACTGTCCGGAACTGAGTTCCGACCGACGGTGTTCTTTGATGACAATGCAGAACTTCAAGGAACCAACGTTGCCGGCATTCGGGTCTATGACCCAAATGATGCAATTGAGGTGATGCGCAGGAAAAATTGTCGCCAGTTGTTGCTGGCAATGCCATCCGCCAGTCGTTCCCGCAGGCGAGCGATTATCAAGCACTTTGAAAATGAGGGTATCGTCATGAAGACCCTGCCGGGCCTTGGCGCTCTGGTGAACGGGGTTGTTCGCGTAGAGGATATTCGTGAGGTTGGGGTTGAGGATCTTTTAGGACGAGATCCTGTTCCTCCATTTGAAGACCTTATTAAGTCGTGCATCCGCGATAAAGTCGTCATGGTCACTGGTGCCGGGGGATCTATTGGCTCCGAGTTATGTCGCCAGATCATCATGAATACTCCTAAAAAGCTGATCATGTATGAACAGGCAGAGTATGCTCTTTATAAAGTTGAGCAAGACATTTTGAAACATCGGGTGCACTTTGAGGTTGTGCCTATATTGGGGGATGTTCTTAATTCTGAGCATCTGGAAACAGTAATGAAAAAGCATGGGGTCCAGACAATCTACCACGCAGCCGCATACAAACATGTGCCCCTTGTTGAGTGCAACGTTGTCGCCGGAATTATGAATAATGTGTTTGGAACATTGTCTGCTTCTGAGGCCGCTATTAAATCCAAAGTGGAAACATTTGTGCTAATATCCACAGACAAGGCCGTAAGACCCACCAATATTATGGGGGCGTCAAAGCGTCTTGCAGAGCTGGTATTGCAAGGGCTTTCGCAGGATAAATCCCATGTTACACGTTTTTGTATGGTCCGCTTCGGCAATGTTTTGGGATCTTCAGGCTCTGTGGTCCCCTTATTTCGGGAGCAGATACGTTTTGGTGGTCCCGTGACGGTGACGCACCCAAATATCACTCGTTATTTTATGACAATTCCCGAAGCAGCACAGCTAGTGTTGCAGGCTGGTGCGATGGGAAAAGGGGGGGATGTCTTTGTACTTGATATGGGGGAAGCAGTTAAAATTGTAGACTTAGCGAAAAAAATGATTGAGCTCAGTGGTCTGGAAGTGCGTAATCCGGAGACCGGATTGGGCGACATCAGCATCGAGTTTACTGGGCTGCGGCCTGGCGAAAAGCTGTATGAAGAGCTTTTGATCGGAAGTAATGTTTCGTGGACTGCTCATCCTCGAATTATGACGGCTAAAGAGTATAGTCTTGAGGTGAACTTCCTTCGTGAGTCCTTGGAGGAGTTGCGTACATTATGTCTGGCGCAAAAAGAAGACGGCGCGAAACGGATTTTAAAAAGGCTCGTTGCAGAGTATGTCCCTAATGTTGGCAGGGATGAATAG